A genomic window from Sulfurimonas paralvinellae includes:
- a CDS encoding DUF1624 domain-containing protein, with the protein MSALTQKKERFEALDILRGLAMVIMALDHARDFFALDFVLSSPTDLAMTNMEVFLTRWITHFAAPTFIFLAGIGLFFASGRRTKSQLATLALTRGIWLIFLELTLVGFFWCFSSDFIYKPKVGVLFAIGIAMIAMSVIIYLPRYLIAFISLFLIFGHNMFDSIEPHMFKDYFWIWHLLHVPGNIYIGDIELRVIYPLAPWIGVMALGYLFGPVTKLPRADRKKVFLFTGLSFFVISIMLRWGNIYGDPSFWSPHPTLEYSIMSFLNFTKYPPSLIYILFLLGSAMMLMGLLDRPLGRWSEPLKVFGQVPFFFYILHIPLLHLGGIALALYVFNDASWLFQAPLGETPSGYSYGYELLPTYLAWISAVVILYYPSRWFAGLKASRKDWWISYF; encoded by the coding sequence TTGTCTGCATTAACACAAAAAAAAGAAAGATTTGAAGCTTTAGATATTCTTCGTGGTCTTGCTATGGTTATCATGGCGCTAGATCATGCGAGGGATTTCTTTGCTCTGGATTTTGTTTTATCTTCTCCTACTGATCTTGCTATGACAAATATGGAAGTGTTTCTGACAAGATGGATTACACACTTTGCTGCACCTACTTTTATATTTTTAGCAGGCATCGGACTTTTTTTTGCATCAGGACGCAGAACTAAATCACAGTTGGCAACATTAGCATTGACTAGAGGGATTTGGTTGATATTTTTGGAGTTAACCTTGGTTGGATTCTTTTGGTGTTTTTCATCTGATTTTATCTATAAACCAAAAGTAGGAGTTCTTTTTGCCATAGGTATTGCTATGATTGCTATGTCGGTTATTATCTATCTTCCAAGATATCTCATAGCATTTATAAGTCTATTTTTAATATTTGGACACAATATGTTTGACAGTATCGAGCCTCATATGTTTAAGGATTATTTTTGGATATGGCATCTCTTACATGTACCTGGTAATATTTATATCGGTGATATTGAATTGAGAGTTATCTATCCTCTAGCTCCTTGGATTGGCGTAATGGCATTGGGTTATCTGTTTGGACCGGTAACAAAGTTGCCAAGAGCCGATAGAAAAAAGGTATTTCTGTTTACTGGATTAAGTTTTTTTGTTATCTCCATTATGCTTCGCTGGGGAAATATTTATGGTGATCCGTCATTCTGGTCTCCTCATCCTACACTAGAGTACTCTATAATGAGTTTTTTAAACTTTACAAAGTATCCGCCGTCATTGATTTACATTCTCTTTCTATTAGGTTCGGCAATGATGCTCATGGGTCTTTTGGACAGACCTTTAGGCAGATGGTCTGAGCCATTAAAAGTTTTTGGTCAGGTGCCTTTTTTCTTCTATATCCTACATATACCGCTACTGCATTTAGGTGGCATAGCTTTAGCTTTGTATGTTTTTAATGATGCAAGCTGGCTATTTCAAGCGCCTTTAGGAGAGACACCATCAGGATACTCTTATGGTTATGAACTTTTGCCAACCTATTTGGCATGGATAAG